GCCGTGGTACAAATCCAAAACCATCTTGGTCAATGCTGTGGCAGCTGCCCTGACCGCCCTCGAAGCCAGTACCGGAATGCTCAAACCCATTCTGGGAGACAGCTTCTATCTCATTGTTGCCGTGGGCCTCCCGGTGGTGAATGCCATGTTGCGCACCGTGACCACACAGCCCCTCGGAAAGCCTGAAGCTCCAGACGAGCACGGGGGGCTGCTGTGACAGATATGACGCTCAATCTGGCATGGGGTCAGATTACTTGGGTTATGGGCATTGTCTTTGCTTGGTCTGCTTTCCTGATTGGAATTATTACCGGGCTAGTAGCAAAGATTGTCTCCAATTTTGAAAAAAAAATCACGGATGACAATGTCCAGCTCAAAGCCAGAGTAGAGCTTGTGGACCTTGAGTACAGAAAGCTCTTGGTCGAATTGCCGATCCAGTACCAACGCCGAGAAGATACGATTCGCGACCAAACCGTTATCAACGGCAAGCTGGACAAACTGTATGAACTCATTTTGGAGACAAAGACCGATGCCCGATAACTTAGATATCCACCGTGCAGAACGGGAGTTTCTTCGCTGGATTATCATCACAGCCCTGTGGCACGCCCGCCCCTATGGCTGTCATGAACGGATCATTCTTCGTGCGGCTCAGGATATGCCGTTGCAAATCACCACTGACCAATTGCGCCAAGAAATGGATTATGTCGAAGAAAGCGGCTTTTGCAAAATAGACAAAAGTGGGGAGCTTTGGCACGCTAAAATCACCCCCAAAGGCACAGATCTTGTAGATTACCGGGAAGATTGCCCCAAGGGCATTGCCCGCCCACCTAAGTGGTAAACCCCATGTCAAAACCCTCCAAAGTTGAACTGATGCCAACCGAAGTGCGCGACTGGCTGGATAAAGCCCTGATTGACCGCTCGTTTTCTGGCTACAAGGAACTCGAAGCCCTGATGAAAGAAAGAGGGTTTGACATCAGTCACGCCGCCATCCATCGCCACGGCCAAAAACTTGAGCGTCGATTGCAGGCTATCAAAACCAGCACCGAAGCGGCCAAGCTGATTGCCGAGGCAGCTCCCGATCAGGCTGACCACCGCAGCGCCGCCACCACGGCCCTGATTCAAACATCTCTCTTTGACGCCCTGGTGGATGTGCAAGAGGCAGAAGAAACCCTCGATCCAGTCAAGAAGGTCAAGCTTTTGGCTGGGGCTGCAGCCGCCTTTTCCATGCTCGCAAAATCCAGCCTGGCACAAAAGCAGTGGGAGGAAA
This genomic stretch from bacterium (Candidatus Blackallbacteria) CG13_big_fil_rev_8_21_14_2_50_49_14 harbors:
- a CDS encoding cytoplasmic protein, encoding MPDNLDIHRAEREFLRWIIITALWHARPYGCHERIILRAAQDMPLQITTDQLRQEMDYVEESGFCKIDKSGELWHAKITPKGTDLVDYREDCPKGIARPPKW